In the Maribacter sp. MJ134 genome, one interval contains:
- a CDS encoding TonB-dependent receptor: protein MFKKLYLYFSLLFLFSFFCNAQRGSILGTISSEGAPVPYANIYLKNTQTGTTSDENGTYRLNNLESGTQRIIVSVLGYHTFSTNIELNKGQTRLLDIELVPSMEALDEMVVTGTLKAVRRSESPVPVEVYSPTFLKKNPTASIFEALQNVNGVRPQINCNVCNTGDIHINGLEGPYTLVLIDGMPIVSGLGTVYGLTGIPNSLIDQIEIVKGPASSLYGSEAVGGLINIITKNSLEAPDFFADAFATGWGEYNLDVGAKIALGQKTDMLLGVNYFNYDEIIDNNGDNFTDLTLQDRISIFQKWNFERSKSRILSLAGRFFYEDRWGGELQWTPAFRGGNEVYGESIYTRRWEIIGKYQLPVDEKVMLSFSYNDHNQNSVYGDLSYLADQRIGFTQLTWDKMWGNHDVLFGSALRYNYYDDNTTATIEPDEIVIPSLFVQDEIAFSKKHSLLLGMRYDYDKRHGNIFTPRTAYRWKITDNDILRFNAGTGFRVVNLFTEDHAALTGAREVVVTEELNPERSFNFNLNYLKKIYGDNGTFISLDASAFYTNFSNAILPDYDTNPDQIIYDNLDGKSVSQGVSANIDIVFPNGFKFLLGATFQDVAQTESGVKERQILTESYTATWNIGYTFRNLDLSIDYTGNLYGPMRLPVLGDTDPRRDFSPVWSIQNIQFTYKGLADFEFYGGIKNLLDWTPNRGNPFIIARANDPFDKEVTFDSNGNPLATPNNPNALTFDPSYVYGPNQGIRGFFGMRYRIN, encoded by the coding sequence GTGTTCAAAAAACTATATCTTTATTTTTCTCTTTTATTTCTGTTCTCTTTTTTTTGTAATGCACAGAGAGGAAGCATTTTAGGGACTATTTCCTCCGAGGGAGCACCCGTACCATATGCCAACATTTATTTAAAAAATACCCAGACGGGAACTACATCTGACGAGAATGGTACGTATCGATTAAATAATCTTGAGAGCGGAACACAAAGAATTATCGTTTCGGTACTGGGTTATCATACTTTTAGCACCAATATCGAACTGAACAAAGGACAAACTAGACTTTTAGATATTGAACTTGTTCCATCTATGGAAGCATTGGATGAAATGGTCGTAACCGGAACTTTAAAAGCGGTACGACGTTCAGAGAGTCCGGTCCCCGTAGAAGTATACAGCCCTACATTCTTGAAAAAAAATCCTACCGCAAGTATTTTTGAAGCCTTACAGAATGTGAACGGCGTGCGACCACAGATTAATTGTAACGTTTGTAACACAGGTGATATACATATTAATGGCCTAGAAGGTCCATACACCTTGGTTTTAATCGATGGCATGCCAATTGTCAGCGGCCTGGGCACGGTCTACGGCCTAACAGGAATACCAAATTCGCTCATAGATCAGATTGAAATTGTTAAGGGTCCCGCCTCCAGTTTATATGGAAGCGAAGCCGTAGGTGGACTCATTAATATCATTACCAAGAATTCCTTGGAAGCTCCGGATTTTTTTGCCGATGCTTTCGCCACGGGCTGGGGTGAATACAACTTGGATGTTGGCGCCAAAATAGCGCTAGGACAAAAGACGGATATGTTACTGGGAGTAAACTATTTCAACTATGATGAAATCATAGATAATAACGGGGATAATTTTACTGACCTCACCCTACAGGACCGTATTTCTATCTTTCAAAAGTGGAACTTTGAGCGGAGTAAGTCCAGAATTCTCTCCTTAGCCGGTCGCTTCTTCTATGAAGATAGATGGGGAGGTGAGCTCCAATGGACTCCCGCATTTAGAGGAGGAAATGAAGTTTATGGGGAAAGTATTTATACCCGCCGATGGGAAATCATTGGAAAATATCAACTACCCGTAGACGAAAAAGTAATGCTTTCTTTCTCGTACAACGACCATAATCAAAACTCGGTTTACGGAGATCTTTCTTATTTGGCAGACCAAAGGATTGGTTTTACACAGCTCACTTGGGATAAAATGTGGGGTAATCATGATGTATTATTCGGTTCTGCACTGCGCTATAACTACTACGACGACAATACAACGGCTACCATTGAGCCAGATGAAATAGTTATTCCTAGTCTGTTCGTACAAGATGAAATAGCCTTCTCCAAGAAGCATTCTCTTTTATTGGGTATGCGCTATGATTACGACAAAAGACACGGTAACATTTTTACCCCCAGAACCGCTTACAGATGGAAAATAACCGATAACGACATTCTCCGGTTTAATGCAGGAACAGGTTTTAGGGTCGTAAATCTTTTTACGGAAGATCATGCAGCATTGACCGGGGCAAGGGAAGTGGTGGTAACGGAAGAACTAAATCCGGAGCGTTCGTTCAACTTTAACCTAAATTATCTTAAAAAGATATACGGTGATAACGGTACGTTTATAAGTTTGGATGCCTCCGCCTTTTATACCAACTTTAGCAATGCAATACTACCTGATTATGATACCAACCCCGATCAGATTATTTATGATAATTTAGATGGAAAATCGGTTTCTCAAGGAGTTAGTGCCAATATTGATATTGTCTTCCCAAATGGATTCAAATTTTTACTTGGGGCTACCTTTCAAGATGTTGCCCAGACTGAAAGCGGAGTTAAAGAAAGGCAAATCTTGACAGAGAGTTATACTGCAACTTGGAATATTGGTTACACGTTTAGAAACCTTGACCTGAGTATAGATTACACAGGAAATCTTTATGGTCCTATGAGACTACCCGTTTTAGGGGATACCGACCCCCGAAGAGACTTTTCACCCGTTTGGAGTATCCAAAACATACAGTTCACCTATAAAGGTTTAGCGGACTTTGAATTTTACGGAGGTATTAAAAATCTTTTGGACTGGACCCCAAACAGAGGCAATCCCTTCATTATAGCCAGAGCAAACGACCCTTTTGATAAGGAAGTGACTTTTGATTCCAACGGCAACCCCCTCGCCACACCTAATAATCCAAATGCCCTTACGTTTGATCCCTCCTATGTTTATGGTCCAAACCAAGGTATTCGCGGTTTTTTTGGTATGCGTTACAGAATAAATTGA
- a CDS encoding lycopene cyclase family protein: MPKLQYDYIIIGAGAAGLMLADAMGKDAFFETKSILLLDKETKETNDRTWCFWEKGEGTFDAIVYKKWDHIFFAGKGFSKRYDIAPYTYKMVRGIDFYSAYLARIRSYPNITFKTESVTNIEEQKEEVHVHTSAETYSTKEVLNSIFDYEMATQQNKYPVLQQHFIGWVVKTKKPIFDASQATYMDFSIAQKGNTRFMYILPYSDDTALIEYTLFSDKLLPKEEYEKAIKEYLHNNLDCSVYEILEKEQGSIPMTCYDFKEHHTDKIRFIGTAGGWAKPSTGYTFMSTSKKIPQLITFLKTGRPLKELDFKNRFWYYDLLLLDVLHNKNENGHLIFQKLFKERNPQLIFKFLDEDTSVMEDIYYILGCPKIPFTTALIKRLF; encoded by the coding sequence ATGCCCAAATTACAATACGATTACATCATTATAGGAGCGGGAGCAGCAGGTCTTATGCTTGCGGACGCTATGGGGAAAGATGCCTTTTTTGAAACAAAATCCATTCTATTGCTAGATAAAGAAACCAAGGAAACCAATGATCGTACATGGTGTTTTTGGGAAAAAGGAGAAGGTACATTCGACGCTATTGTCTATAAGAAATGGGACCATATTTTTTTCGCAGGAAAGGGTTTTTCCAAGCGGTATGATATAGCTCCGTACACTTATAAAATGGTCCGTGGTATAGATTTCTATTCCGCCTATTTAGCCCGCATAAGAAGCTATCCCAACATTACCTTCAAGACTGAAAGCGTTACCAATATAGAGGAGCAAAAAGAAGAGGTGCACGTACACACCTCGGCAGAAACCTATTCGACCAAGGAAGTATTAAATAGCATTTTCGACTATGAAATGGCGACCCAGCAGAATAAATACCCTGTACTTCAACAGCATTTTATAGGATGGGTGGTAAAGACTAAAAAACCAATTTTTGACGCTAGTCAAGCCACCTATATGGATTTCTCCATAGCACAGAAAGGGAATACTAGGTTTATGTACATACTACCCTACAGTGATGACACGGCACTTATTGAATACACTTTGTTCTCTGATAAGCTTCTTCCAAAAGAAGAATACGAAAAGGCCATAAAGGAGTACCTACATAACAATCTAGATTGCTCAGTGTACGAAATATTGGAAAAAGAACAAGGGAGCATACCCATGACATGTTATGATTTTAAGGAACACCACACTGATAAAATTCGGTTCATCGGTACCGCTGGCGGATGGGCCAAACCTAGTACTGGCTATACCTTTATGAGTACCTCAAAAAAAATTCCACAACTTATAACCTTCTTAAAAACGGGCAGGCCGTTAAAGGAATTAGATTTTAAGAATCGTTTTTGGTATTACGACCTACTTCTTCTAGACGTACTTCATAACAAAAATGAAAACGGACATTTAATATTCCAAAAACTCTTTAAGGAAAGGAATCCTCAATTGATCTTTAAATTCTTAGACGAAGATACTAGCGTCATGGAAGACATCTACTACATTTTAGGTTGTCCTAAAATACCATTTACGACCGCTTTGATAAAACGCTTATTCTAA
- a CDS encoding polyprenyl synthetase family protein, which translates to MLSIEKYRNDFISYLESKTETKEPKNLYAPITYILQLGGKRLRPVLVLLSAQLFEKDHTDALDAALAIEVFHNFSLVHDDIMDDAPKRRGKPTVHEKWDTNTGILSGDAMLIMAYQLFENYEVHIFKDLAKLFSKTALEVCEGQQYDVDFETREDVTLEEYLKMIEYKTAVLVAAAMKMGAIVAEASEKSQEELYAFGLNLGIAFQLQDDYLDVYGDPLTFGKQVGGDIIENKKTYLFIKAMEAGTVSNRKQLMDLYSIQPKETDSKVKAVRTIFSESGAATATQDAIVSYSKKAFAVLESLELAQEKKDILRAFGENLMRRTV; encoded by the coding sequence ATGCTCTCCATAGAAAAGTATCGTAACGATTTTATCTCTTATTTGGAATCCAAAACGGAGACAAAGGAGCCAAAAAACCTATATGCACCTATCACCTATATATTACAATTAGGTGGTAAACGCCTTAGACCGGTATTGGTTTTATTGTCCGCACAGCTCTTTGAAAAGGATCATACCGATGCTTTGGACGCTGCATTGGCTATTGAAGTGTTCCATAATTTTTCATTGGTACATGATGATATTATGGATGATGCCCCCAAAAGACGTGGTAAACCCACGGTTCATGAAAAATGGGACACAAATACGGGCATTTTATCCGGAGATGCTATGCTAATCATGGCGTATCAATTATTTGAAAATTATGAAGTTCATATTTTCAAAGATTTAGCAAAGTTATTCAGTAAAACAGCTTTAGAAGTTTGTGAAGGCCAACAGTATGATGTTGATTTTGAAACCAGGGAAGATGTTACCCTTGAAGAGTATCTTAAGATGATAGAATACAAAACTGCTGTTTTAGTAGCGGCTGCCATGAAAATGGGAGCTATTGTTGCCGAAGCCTCAGAAAAGTCTCAAGAAGAACTATATGCTTTTGGTTTGAATCTAGGGATTGCTTTTCAATTACAGGATGATTATTTGGATGTGTACGGCGACCCTTTAACCTTTGGGAAACAAGTTGGGGGAGATATTATAGAAAACAAAAAGACCTATCTCTTTATCAAGGCAATGGAGGCAGGCACCGTAAGTAACCGAAAACAACTTATGGACCTCTATTCCATACAACCCAAAGAAACGGACAGTAAAGTAAAAGCGGTTAGAACAATTTTCAGCGAAAGTGGAGCAGCCACTGCTACCCAAGACGCTATCGTAAGCTATAGCAAAAAAGCTTTTGCGGTATTAGAGAGTTTAGAGTTAGCACAGGAAAAAAAGGATATTCTCAGAGCTTTTGGTGAGAATCTTATGCGAAGAACTGTTTAG
- a CDS encoding RNA polymerase sigma factor: MVSEKQDNNNLNDFFRDEYQSLKRYVRSKIEHTTESDAEDIIQDVALRIFSRPPNAIPIKNVGGFVYNAVKNRIIDIMRTKKESINDEKDIERLWTDFTAMFYEGPTMAYSERLREKLKQAITALKPPYRDIILAVDFEGYTYREISEETGIPQGTLMSRRHRAIALLVKHLEMKQ; encoded by the coding sequence ATGGTTTCTGAGAAACAAGATAATAACAACCTGAATGATTTTTTTAGAGACGAATACCAGTCTTTAAAAAGATATGTGCGCTCTAAAATTGAGCACACTACGGAAAGTGATGCTGAAGATATCATACAAGACGTGGCTTTAAGAATTTTTTCAAGACCACCCAATGCGATTCCTATTAAAAATGTGGGAGGGTTTGTATACAACGCCGTTAAAAATAGGATTATTGACATTATGCGAACTAAAAAAGAAAGCATTAACGATGAGAAAGACATTGAGCGACTTTGGACGGATTTCACCGCAATGTTCTATGAAGGCCCAACGATGGCATATTCAGAGCGGTTAAGGGAAAAGTTGAAGCAAGCGATAACAGCCTTAAAACCGCCTTACAGAGATATTATACTGGCGGTTGATTTTGAAGGGTATACCTACAGAGAAATTTCAGAAGAGACAGGAATTCCTCAAGGAACACTGATGTCTAGAAGACACAGGGCAATAGCATTATTAGTAAAACATTTAGAAATGAAACAATAA
- a CDS encoding TetR/AcrR family transcriptional regulator, translating into MKENILNKATELFLEQGFKSVTMDDLAAEMGISKKTIYSHYDNKTNLVQQCTLHLFEFIRTGIDAIIALKKNPIEELYEIKKFVMLHLKGEKSSPEYQLQKYYPETHLALKKKHFEMMQDCVVDNVNRGIGLGIYRENLNVEFVSRIYFSGVTSIKDQKLFPLNKFPIAQLMDDYLEYHLRGIVTPKGRKTLNKIINSNQE; encoded by the coding sequence ATGAAAGAAAACATTTTAAATAAGGCAACTGAACTATTCTTGGAACAAGGTTTCAAAAGTGTGACTATGGATGATCTGGCTGCGGAAATGGGTATTTCAAAAAAAACCATTTATAGTCATTATGATAATAAGACAAACTTAGTACAACAATGTACGCTTCATCTCTTTGAGTTTATACGCACCGGTATTGATGCCATAATAGCGTTGAAAAAAAATCCGATTGAAGAGCTTTACGAAATTAAAAAGTTTGTTATGCTGCATCTTAAGGGTGAGAAATCCTCGCCAGAATATCAGCTTCAAAAGTATTATCCGGAAACACATTTAGCCTTAAAGAAAAAGCATTTTGAAATGATGCAAGATTGCGTCGTAGACAATGTAAACAGAGGTATTGGTTTGGGAATATACAGGGAAAATCTGAACGTGGAATTTGTTTCCAGAATCTATTTCTCTGGAGTAACTAGTATAAAAGATCAAAAATTGTTTCCATTGAATAAATTTCCAATCGCTCAATTAATGGATGATTATCTAGAGTATCATTTACGGGGAATAGTAACTCCTAAGGGAAGGAAAACATTAAATAAAATCATCAATTCAAACCAAGAATAA
- a CDS encoding TolC family protein: MQPIRLLILALCIGSWSFAQEKTYSFTLQEAISFALENNYSAINADRDVLAAKKQKWETIATGLPQITGAVNYQNQLIQQVVQLPGEIAGGEPGTFVEVVFGQPQQVNAAATLRQQLFDGSYIVGVQATKSFLSYSANNKEKTEQEVRKAVVEAYGNVLLSQESVLILQKNKETLEKTLFETTKIYENGLGDEESVEQLQITLSSIDNQLKNAMRLEEITLQMLNLVMGIELDAPTQLEENLDNLTQTQIDFNLLESELTIENNVDYKLITNLNEQRYFEWKLAKSRALPTLNAFASYGGLSFGEDFSFFDNGQQWFEFSTVGVDLSIPIFSSGKRSASTARAKIALEKAKTQLTEAEQQIRLQLQSAKSNYTLAIEQYQTSKNNLNLAERIENKNQIKYAEGLASSFELRQAQTQLYDAQQGYLQSMVEVINKKTALEIILNESL, encoded by the coding sequence ATGCAACCAATCAGATTACTAATACTGGCATTGTGCATAGGTAGTTGGTCTTTTGCCCAAGAAAAGACCTATAGTTTTACACTTCAAGAAGCGATAAGCTTTGCACTTGAGAATAATTATAGTGCCATCAATGCGGATCGCGACGTGTTGGCCGCTAAAAAACAAAAATGGGAGACCATAGCCACCGGACTTCCGCAGATTACAGGTGCTGTTAATTATCAGAATCAATTAATTCAGCAGGTGGTGCAACTACCCGGGGAAATTGCAGGTGGTGAGCCCGGCACCTTCGTAGAAGTGGTTTTTGGTCAGCCGCAACAGGTCAATGCCGCAGCAACATTAAGACAACAACTTTTTGATGGATCCTACATTGTGGGCGTACAGGCAACTAAATCCTTTTTAAGTTATAGCGCCAATAACAAAGAAAAAACAGAACAGGAAGTAAGAAAGGCCGTAGTGGAGGCCTACGGCAATGTATTGTTATCTCAAGAAAGTGTGCTAATTCTACAAAAGAATAAGGAAACATTGGAAAAAACACTTTTTGAGACCACAAAAATCTACGAAAATGGCTTAGGAGATGAAGAAAGCGTTGAGCAGTTACAAATTACGCTATCCTCAATAGACAACCAATTGAAAAATGCCATGCGCTTGGAGGAAATTACCCTTCAAATGCTCAATTTGGTGATGGGAATCGAGTTGGATGCACCTACCCAATTAGAGGAAAACTTAGACAATCTTACACAAACTCAAATAGATTTTAATCTCTTAGAAAGTGAATTGACTATTGAAAATAATGTCGATTATAAATTAATTACCAATCTGAACGAACAGCGGTATTTTGAATGGAAACTCGCCAAAAGCAGGGCCTTACCAACGCTTAACGCATTTGCCTCTTACGGTGGTCTATCTTTTGGAGAAGATTTCTCTTTTTTTGATAACGGACAACAATGGTTTGAATTTTCTACGGTTGGCGTAGACCTGAGCATCCCAATTTTCAGTTCAGGAAAAAGAAGTGCCAGCACGGCTAGAGCCAAAATAGCCCTGGAAAAAGCCAAGACACAGCTTACGGAGGCGGAGCAACAGATACGTCTTCAGTTACAAAGTGCAAAAAGTAATTACACCCTGGCCATAGAACAATATCAAACATCAAAGAATAATCTTAATCTTGCGGAGCGCATAGAAAATAAAAATCAGATTAAATACGCAGAAGGTCTTGCAAGTAGTTTTGAACTTCGCCAGGCACAGACACAACTCTATGATGCGCAACAAGGTTATTTACAAAGTATGGTAGAGGTAATTAACAAAAAAACGGCATTGGAAATTATTCTAAACGAAAGTTTATAA
- a CDS encoding four helix bundle protein: protein MRLFSFEKLKVWQKSRNLAIMIYKITKVFPDDEKFGLISQMRRCAISISSNIAEGTGRHTAKDKARFTEIAYGSALELLNQTIVSNDLEFLTNENYELIRTELTEITAMLNALRKSQLA from the coding sequence ATGAGATTATTCTCTTTTGAAAAATTAAAAGTTTGGCAGAAATCAAGAAATCTGGCCATTATGATTTACAAAATAACCAAGGTTTTCCCAGATGACGAAAAGTTTGGCTTAATATCTCAAATGCGGCGTTGTGCCATTTCAATTTCCTCAAATATTGCAGAGGGAACGGGTAGACATACAGCAAAAGATAAAGCTCGTTTTACAGAAATAGCATATGGTTCGGCACTAGAACTATTGAATCAAACTATAGTATCAAATGATTTGGAATTTCTAACCAATGAAAACTACGAACTTATTAGAACAGAACTAACGGAGATTACTGCAATGTTGAACGCACTAAGAAAATCACAATTGGCATGA
- a CDS encoding efflux RND transporter periplasmic adaptor subunit encodes MKNISYFLFLAILLTACGGSNEKSVTELIAEGNLETIRERKNEISEAYKNLGQEIKQLDSAIAAQTGEGNLPLVSAITAKTEKFDHFLELQGDVTTKQNVLIYPEMQGTLQRVYVKEGQQVFKGQLLASIDDGGMASQLSQLETQADLAKTTFERQERLWNQKIGSEIQYLQAKTTYEAAQSAVKQIKSQLGKSTIRAPFSGIIDNVIKDQGTVVAPGPGSEVFRIVNLSDMYIAIDVPETYLGDIKKGNSAIVYFPVLGDTLISEIRQTGNFINPGNRAFKVEVAVPNRDNTIKPNLTAKVSLNDYSSEAAVLVPQGIISENAEGQQYLYIASDRTEDKATAKRRIITTGRTQGNMVEVLSGITAGDLLIKEGARSVKDGQSVQILSTD; translated from the coding sequence ATGAAAAACATTAGTTATTTTTTATTCCTTGCAATTCTATTAACAGCTTGCGGAGGTTCTAACGAGAAATCCGTAACAGAACTTATCGCTGAAGGGAACCTTGAAACGATTAGGGAAAGGAAAAATGAGATTTCAGAAGCCTATAAAAACTTGGGCCAAGAGATTAAGCAGTTAGATTCTGCGATTGCCGCGCAGACCGGGGAAGGTAATCTACCCCTTGTTTCTGCCATTACTGCGAAAACAGAAAAGTTTGACCACTTTTTGGAACTTCAAGGCGATGTTACTACAAAACAGAATGTGCTTATTTACCCAGAAATGCAGGGTACGCTGCAACGTGTTTATGTAAAAGAAGGACAGCAAGTTTTCAAAGGGCAGCTATTGGCCTCCATTGATGATGGTGGTATGGCCAGTCAACTTTCACAATTAGAGACCCAAGCAGATTTGGCGAAAACAACCTTTGAAAGGCAAGAGCGTCTTTGGAATCAGAAAATTGGCTCTGAAATACAATATCTGCAGGCAAAAACAACCTACGAAGCAGCGCAAAGTGCCGTAAAGCAAATTAAAAGTCAGTTAGGAAAATCAACCATTAGAGCCCCTTTCTCCGGCATTATAGATAATGTGATAAAAGATCAAGGAACGGTAGTTGCACCAGGCCCAGGTTCGGAAGTATTTAGAATAGTGAACCTTTCTGATATGTATATAGCGATAGATGTCCCTGAAACGTATTTAGGTGATATTAAAAAAGGAAATTCCGCCATAGTATATTTTCCTGTCTTAGGCGACACGCTAATTTCTGAAATAAGACAGACCGGAAATTTTATCAACCCAGGTAACAGGGCATTTAAAGTAGAGGTTGCTGTTCCTAATAGGGATAATACGATAAAACCGAATTTAACGGCAAAAGTAAGCCTCAATGATTACTCTTCAGAAGCCGCGGTCTTAGTTCCACAAGGGATTATTTCAGAAAATGCAGAAGGACAACAATACCTTTATATTGCGAGCGACAGAACAGAGGACAAGGCGACGGCAAAGAGACGGATTATCACTACCGGACGTACACAAGGTAACATGGTTGAAGTATTATCTGGAATTACAGCTGGGGATTTGCTCATAAAAGAAGGAGCAAGGAGCGTAAAGGATGGTCAAAGCGTACAGATTTTAAGTACGGACTAG